The genomic region taactttaGTTTCTGTAGTCATAAAGCTTACTGTCTGTTGGAAGAAGACATCAGAAGACAAgtgtataattaaaaattctacaaaggaaatgaacaggTGCAATAATAAAGACAACTTAGATGtataaaataacagatttttttcagtgtctattgttgacccttgaacaacatgggttgagatgcacaggtccacttatatgcagattttttttttttaaataccatacagtactgtaaatgtattttctcatgatttttttttaagattctatttatttatttgacagagagagacatagcgagagcaggaacacaagcaaggggagtgggagagggagaagcagacttcccgctgagcagggaacccgatgcggggctcgatcccaggaccctgggatcatgacctgagccgaaggcagatgtttaacgactgagccacccaggcacccctatgattttcttaacattttttcctctaacttactttattgtaagaatacagtatataatacatacaacatacaaaatatgtgttaatcaactgttaacagtaaggcttccagtcaacagtaggctattagttaagttttgagggaatcaaaagttatacatggatttttgactgtgtaggGGCTTAGTGCCCCTAACccttgcattgttcaagggtcaactgtaattaaaaatgaatgcaggggcccctgggtggcgcaACTGGTTGaaggtccgactcttggtttctgctcaggttgtgatctcagggtcctgagatggagcccctcatcggctccatgctcagtgcagaatctgctaaagtttctctctccctctgccctcccctctctctctaaaataaataaatcttttttaaaaatgaatgcagTTCCCTCTTACCCTGTTCATTGAGCCAAATTCTCCCAAAACCTAAATTAAGGAGATTTGCTTGAAATCTGCATTAATAGTTTTATAGCTCTAACATGTTAATAAATTACATCCTAGCATGCAACCATGTCAAATCAGTACCAACAGTAccttagaagttaaaaaaaaaaagacgtatcAAAGTAACTTCTAATGAGACTTGACTTAGctgacccctccccctgccttttcTCCCCTATCCATTCTTAAATCCTTCCTACAAAAGCCTTACCTCTCTCTGATATGACAGAAATTCGATCACTCCCAAGACAGTTCATTCTACCTGGAACAACTCTGGTCTAAAGTTATGACATATCCACAGAAAATAATGCAGAGTTATGGCTTAGTGTATTATTACCCAAAGTATGTTCTCTTCTGCTACATACTCCTAGACAAAAGGATTCCATAAGTTTGAAAAACTGTTCCACATTCTCCTTTTGGGGTTTCACAATATACAGCAGCTTAGAAAAGGCTCTGTAAagttttaacattagaaaatctgTTTAATCCAGTGTTTGCCAGACTTACTTGGCAAAAGAATCCTTTtgcaacttaattttttaaaaattatggtaaagTATATGACATAAAACATGCCATTTAAACCCTTTTCAAGTGTatattcagtggcattaattacattcacaatgttcaACTATCATCACAACTTCCAAAacttttccatcaccccaaacagaaactctgtacgcTGTATCCATTAAAGGATAAGTCCCTACTCTTCCCTGCCCCCTAACCCCTGGTAACATCTATTATACTTTCTgactctatgaatttgcctattctggatttTTTATATAAGTGGAGTCCTGCAACATTTGTTCCTTTGTGTCTGGCAAGGTTcatcatccatgttgtagtatttATCAGAACTTAATTcctttcatggctgaataatgttcacttgtatgtacatatttttgttacttttgagGAGTGCAGTGTAGAAATGCTGATAATGAAATGAGAATAAGCTTTAGTGTCAGTTTGAACCATGATTCCAGCACATtctagccgtgtgaccttggacaagtcattccACTTTTGTGAGCCTCACTTTACTTAAAATGGGAGTAATGTATTCATTAGTGAGTTTTTTTAAGGATTAACTAAGATAACTCATATAAATTTCCTATGTGCTTATTAGTATACTGCCCAATGAATACTCTTACCTCCCTTACattgacagaaaaggaaaatcataatAGTATCAATTTCTGTAACAGTAGTAATCCACAGTTGTCTATTAGGTTCTGCCCCGGCAGTCTCCGGTGCTGTTTGATACTGCACCCAttagccatgtgtggctattgACCACTTGAAATGTAGCTATTGCAACTGAGGAACcaagtatttaattttagttaatttaaatctGAATAACCACACGTAGCTAGTGGCTTCCGAATTGGCCAGCACAAGTCTGGAtgagagcagtggttctcaactctggtTTCATACTGGGGTTACCTGGGAGACTTTAAAATACACCATTAATTATATAAGTACAGAGCTAAACTGTGGCATAACTTTTTGCAAGGGATGATTATCTTCATATATGGGGCACGTGTCTGCTTTAGCCCAAACCTAAAACTCTAATAAATAAGCAACTATTCACCAAACCCTCAAATATACATAaatcctttcctctcttctctaccCTTTATTTCCATCTGTGTCTACACAAAGAATAGTACTAGACCTAATCGATGGAAAATGGATTGgaaagtctttcatttttatcctGGGAAGTCAAGCAAATGTTTAGAAGCCTTTATTTGGAGGTTTACTTCTACTTATAGTTTCACTTTCAGTGGGCAGAAGATAGACCATTACCACTAATTTCCTTTTATTAGATTCCTGCctctaaaacattttatatagtCCCAGTGAAGCTACTTTGTTGcatttaaaatgacatatttcatcattaaacttttgttttttggatttccTTGTCCCCTTTAGGATGTCCAAGGTATCCACTGCATCTGAGATCTGTCAAAGTAAACCAATGGTTTGCAAGAAATCAACAGATTTCTCGAGttagttttaaaaagcatatttaatttcaagcaagttttaattttaaaacacatctttTGTGATAGGCCACTTAAAAGTTCACTTATAACTCAAGATGAATTATTAAGGAAACAAGAAATGACTTTAATTTTGTACAAAAAGAACTAAGAAACAGAACTACCGAATTTCTACTCCTCCCTCTTATTATTAATCAATCATGTAGTTTGTGCTTTAAATTGAAAGGCACTTTTCAAACCCATGATCATTTTTCAGGTTGGCATGAGGAAAGAAGTAGCTGATATCTTTTCTCTCCACCATTAAAACAATCCCTTTGTAGGATATTTGAACCCTTGGCAATATTTCACAAGATCTCAGTTTCAGCACAGAAACGTCTCCTGTTGCTGAGGGTTCAAAAAAGCACTGAATGGAGGATCTGTATGTCTGCACTATTGGTAAAGAACAGGCTGCAAAATGGTTAGAATAATGGGGATACCCAATATTGACATCGCAGAAGTGTAGGGGTTTCAAATGTATCTTGGTAAAGAACTTAGCGCCTCGGGTCATAGAGGCTTCGGACGTGCCAAGTGTTTTGTGGGAATAACAAACCTGCGTAGACCAAAAAGGTGATGAGTGCTGCCAGCAGGTGGATACGAAGCTTGGTTCGGATCTCCTGGAAGTGCAGCAAAGCGCTGTGGAAGATAAAGGAGCAGATGGCTTCTGTGATGACCGCTTTGGGCAAGTCGACTTGAATAGGATTCCTGCAAACGAAGGTCCTCTCGTTGAGGTGATACTTGGTCAGCCCCAGGCTCCACAGGGCGCTTATGCAGTACCTGCTGCACATGGCACCAATCAGCTGAGCCAACAGCCTAATCGCACCCGTCTCAGGGGACATTCCCCCCAGCAACATCTGCATCATCACGCCGCACGGGTTGCTAGAGGTGCCCACCAGAGTCAGGCCGTGCACCAACGAGAAGAAGTAGATTAGCGACAGCGGCCAGGTGCGGTGCGCGGGTTCCTGCTCGCTCAGCAGTTGCAGCTCATGGGTGCAGCAGCAGAGCTGGAAGGTGGCCAGAAACTCCAAGACGAAGGTGTGGGCCATCATGAACCCGTGCAGCTGCTGCCGGGTGACCACGCGGGCCAGCCCCATGAACAGCACGAGCAATAGCATCAGCCCCAGCGAGGTGCAGATGTCCTGCGCCTCCGGCCAGAGGCCCCGCAGCGCCGTCATGGCTCGCTCCCGGCCAGACTACGCTGCCTGCTTGGCTTAAGCAGAGGCAGCGTCAGGGTAGGAGTACCAAGTCCTAACTTgcagccccacccctcctccctccccggaGGCGGACCGACTCGTGGCGAGCTGGCGGCTCCTGGGCGTCACGCTAGAGggctcccccccacctccccggcgCGGAGCTAAGGTTTTGGGACCAGAgccggggaggaggggaagggcggCAAGGGAAGCTCTGCCCAGGGGGTACCGGCTAAACGGCCAACAGTCGGCGGGAGTTGGACGCGCACACGTCCCCACCGCCTCCCGGAGCGACTGGAAGGTGGCGCGGGTGGGGGAAGGGCGCGGAGGGACGCCGAGCGCCGAGCACCGGGGCCACTGCGCATGCGCGCGGGGACCCGTGAGCCCTTGCGAGCGGACTCCCAGGATCCCGGTCCCGGCGCCAAACGGAAAGGTTCGCGTCCCCTGAGATTTGACATTTGCTTTGAAGGGAAGACCTTGAAGGCTTTTCTTCCCTGCTCCTAAAACGGTAAAACCGTCCTGCTGGAGACACTCCTAGAGATAATCTCGGCCAACCACCTCGTTTTTTTTATGGGGCGACGGGAGGTGACGGAGGTGGGGCGCAGAGGCCATGGGTAGTTAAAGGGAGTAGACTTTGGAGTCGAACGAACCGGAGTTTGATCTCTGTGAACCAGGGCATGCACCTGGGTTTCCTTGAGCTTAGTTTTCCTCACCTACCTCATACAGTTGTGGGTTATACGCCCTACCTCATCGATTTGTTTTTAGAAGCATGAAAACAATAGCACAGAGAGCCAAGCACGTAAAAAGTGTTCAGTAAGTGCTAGCTTTAAGTCTGATGATGCCAGAGTCCATGGCTTTTGCCACCGCAGCCCACTTCCCAACAGCTCGCCTATCTGGGGCTGCCCACCGTGGGCGAGCTGGGAGAGAATGTCAGGGATTCCTCAGACCTTGCAGCCAGTCTGGTTTTGTGCTAATGCCATAGGTTCAGGGTTtagtgttgggggggtggggagggctcaAATGCCTCAACCCTCTCCCACCTCAGTTTTGCCTCCACCGGGCTGTGTTGACCAAGAGTCCACATTTCTTAGggctggagagaagggagagagaacaaaaatGAGGGGAATCATTAGCCCGAGCTTCAAGCGATAGAGTATTTGGCAGGTGTTCTTGTTGATTCTCTTCAGCTTTCCTCCCCAATCTCAATTGTCCTTTTATAACTAATGAAAGTTCTCTTTATAACTCCAAATTTTCTGTGGTGCCAGTAGACATtctctgaattaaaaaataaatagttgcaCAAAACTCACAAACTATGTACAGAAATGAAGCCGTTTCCTCTTTCCTGTATTGATGCCTGACCAGAGATTTTgagtaaataaaaactattttttagttACTGCTGTCTAAAGAGGTTGCTTTTAAATCAGTCCTGTGAGTGtaaccctttcatttttcccctttactaAAAAGTCACTTGAGAAttaatgtgaatatatttcatttactGCTCTGATGATAATTCACTTTAGCAAGAGCTATGTAGAAAACTTAGTCTTTTGGACTTTgattagagattttattttactttttttatagtATGTTTAGAGATTTTAATATATGTTGTCATTAAAAAGACTTTGGACATTGTTTTGGTTAGAGAGCAAAAGCAGAATAAACCCAATTAATTACTTTTAATCGAGTATTTCACATCACATAAATCAATCTCTATTTTCAGAAACAAGAAATCACTAATTAATCTCCTAATTCCTTCAGCAAAAATGTTTGTTGATATGGGTGACAGAGCCGCATCTTGCAAATCCAGATCTCAAAATTCCAATTTTCAAGATCAGTGTCTTCATGAGAATGACTCTTAAACAGGTTAAGAAGATAAGAGTCTGGCTTCCCCTGCAACTTTGGTCCAATTTTAACCACTTTGCTTCTAGGCATTACAGAGGTATTCTGGCcaggaaaaaatacaaacttaTTTTAGAGTGACCAAATAGTTACTAAGGGAAAATTCTTTACAGAGGAAATTCAGTTGATAAAGGCAGAAGAATGATGGATTTAGAAAATCACCAATTTGCAACCCCTAATGAATTTTAATAGAcaaggaatataaaaatgtggAAGACTGATGGTAAATTTATAAACCCACTGACCGACCAATTTTAACATCGCCCAAAGTGAAACAGCTATACATTATATGCCTCAAGTACAGAGcaacactgggcgcctgggtggctcagttaagtgtctgccttcggctcaggtcatgatcccagggtcctgggatcgagccccgcatcgggctccctgctccgcgggaagcctgcttctccctctcccactctccctgcttttgttccttctctcgctgtgtctctctctgtcaaatacataaaatctttaaaaagaaaaaaagtacagagcAACACTCATGCAGTATTttgtctaagaaaaaaaataagctaaatcTAATCaaacgtttatttttttttttaagattttatttatggggtgcctgggtggctcagtcattaagtgtctgccttcagctcaggtcatgatctcagggtcctgggatcgagccccgcattgggttccctgctcagtgggaggcctgcttctccctctcccactccccctgcttgtattccctctctcgctgtgtgtctatcaaataaataaaatcttaaaaaaaaaagattttatttgagaatgagcacaagtgggggaagggcagagggagaaacagactccccactgagcagggagccatacatggggctggatcccagaaccctgggatcatgacctgagccaaaggcagacacttaagcaactgagccacccaggtgcccctctaatcaaacatttaaatgtaaCTATCAATTTACAGGAAATGCGGGGGGATAGAGGAACAAGTTAAATGACACCAGGTAAAAGCAATCAGCCAAATTCAGAGTGTGGGACATTCTACAGAACAAATGACTTGGCTCTCTAAAAATCAATGACTCTGTCAGCTAGGAGGGCCTAGAAGTTAGGacaccccagtagcaatgagcacacctagtgtccagatcttggtttctaattacattctctaataaaaggaaccagggcctCCTTGGAGAAAATGCTGATTCAAGGAGTGGGACAGGAAACAgaatgagcctggagcatcttgcaATGCCAGGAAGTAAGAAAgtccctaaaattaaaaaaaaaaaaaatagtaaaaattaaaagatggaggtatgtcaaagggacacaggagacAACTGAAAGCTGGCCCAAACTAGACAGTTTGAACAACAGGATAGAGTAGCATTGGATTATAACTCCAAGTATAAAGCAAATATCCACGAAGCCATActtttatacataaataattgaataagGAGGCTGAGCACAGCTCTTTGCTTGTTAAGTATGGACTGTGCATATTGACATCTTTCAAAGAGAGTAGTATGGAAAGGTGTggtgggaagatgagaaagaaattttGCAGTGgaaaaacctgacaaacactaccttaGCTAGATGATCAAAGTTAATATCAACAGTGATGTCATGTTGATAGTGTGTACCCTTGAAAGGGTGTAATGAGAATGGCACTTTTGtggtttttcctttccaaaacACAAAACCCCAGTATAATCctgagaaaaacatcagagaaaTCCCACCttagggacattctacaaaatgttCCTACTGATGCTCCTCAAAATTGCCAAAGTTATAAAAGAGAAGTCTGAGAAACTcatagccaagaggagcctaaggagataatgatgactaaatgtaatgtagtgtcttggggtgcctggttggctcagttggagaagcatgtgactcttgatctcagggttgtgagttaagagattacttaaataaatgcatttaaaaaattataaatgtaatgtCTTGGATGGGATCTTTGGACAGCTAAAGGACATTAGATAAAAAttagggaaatctgaataaaatagtAACActaatattggttcattaattatgACATGTTTCAtagtaatgtaagatgttaataggGAAAACTGTGGGGCATGTAGGAACTCTCTGAACTAtgtttgcaacttttctgtaaatctaacttttaaaaaaaaggttttatttgagagagcaagagagagagagcacgagggcgggggcgggcagaggcagagggagaagccgactttgtgctgagcagggagcccaatgtggggctccatcccaggaccccagggtcatgacctgagccaaacgcagatgcttaattgactgaaccacccaggacccctatttttgtttattaatctataactaaaataaaaagtttactaaaaataaataaaataatatcacatacacagaatagaaaaaataggagttgctgttaaaaaaaaaatttttttttttttagtagaattGAAACACCAGGTGGTTTCAGAAGAGCCCAAGTTGG from Zalophus californianus isolate mZalCal1 chromosome 11, mZalCal1.pri.v2, whole genome shotgun sequence harbors:
- the AQP11 gene encoding aquaporin-11: MTALRGLWPEAQDICTSLGLMLLLVLFMGLARVVTRQQLHGFMMAHTFVLEFLATFQLCCCTHELQLLSEQEPAHRTWPLSLIYFFSLVHGLTLVGTSSNPCGVMMQMLLGGMSPETGAIRLLAQLIGAMCSRYCISALWSLGLTKYHLNERTFVCRNPIQVDLPKAVITEAICSFIFHSALLHFQEIRTKLRIHLLAALITFLVYAGGSLTGAVFNPALALSLHFKCFDEAFLRFFIVYWLAPSLGILLMILMFSFFLPWLYNNHTINKKE